Proteins from a genomic interval of Bacteroidota bacterium:
- a CDS encoding FG-GAP-like repeat-containing protein: protein MKKNIYLTFVILISFSIKTFSQSESWIENVTKDVGLDSARASYVYVVDINNDHYPDIAIIEANLNKGHIKLYRNIQKPGSSNPKDRFFEDITKGSHIDIRRNGEKGRVIDNVIFGDIDNDGDNDCITGIYYHRWEYYHPDSNDPGDRCEVLLNKGWGEFELVENSGLNKIGPHSGNDEGLVNTTGMSFLDYNLDGNLDVFVASWFDDYKNNKITSSYMLKGNGDGTFTDVSFETWIEQNDYPLYGVNATDWNNDGWMDIATSPYCRSGGSLWKNMKNGRFRDVAKTVGYNTQFLNGDGWADMQMTKAKALCTWASQPADFDNDGDMDFFYVLVHGGFGNDVFGKLAGRSTIVVNKGESGNYELEWALDRVERKPPRASHIGDYDACWFDLDNDMLLDLAVGNGGYSNNTRLFISQQQSDNYFDDISSDIGIAGVSTMIRELYSIQPIDFDLDGDDDILLCHGNGEHEAKHEVLLIENKVGEFNNWVGIKLDPPQASNKSGIGSRITVYSGGVAQTREVSAGFGHFSGQQPFIRNFGLDNNSTVDSIVIRWQTNPITYTRVSNPPINDIIVINKNGYWGTLGTKEKMVKNESIQLFPNPVSDILNVKINAEFTKEGVYKIFTMDGKVVKNAKFISYNNSIISISTAELSSGYYLIRFFSDKDISKVLPFVKK, encoded by the coding sequence ATGAAAAAGAACATTTATCTCACTTTTGTTATTTTAATAAGTTTCTCAATAAAAACATTTTCACAATCAGAAAGCTGGATTGAAAATGTTACTAAAGATGTTGGGCTTGACAGTGCACGTGCTTCCTATGTTTATGTTGTGGATATCAACAACGATCATTATCCCGATATTGCTATTATTGAAGCAAATCTTAACAAAGGTCATATAAAATTATACAGAAATATTCAAAAGCCCGGTTCATCAAATCCAAAAGACAGATTTTTTGAAGACATTACAAAAGGCTCACATATTGACATAAGGAGAAATGGCGAAAAGGGTAGGGTGATAGATAATGTTATTTTTGGAGATATTGATAATGACGGAGATAACGATTGCATTACAGGAATTTATTATCATAGGTGGGAATATTATCATCCCGACAGCAACGACCCCGGAGATAGATGTGAAGTTTTGTTGAACAAAGGATGGGGAGAATTTGAACTTGTAGAAAACAGCGGACTAAATAAAATAGGACCTCACTCAGGCAATGATGAAGGTTTGGTAAATACAACAGGAATGTCGTTTCTTGATTATAATCTTGACGGTAATCTTGATGTTTTTGTTGCATCTTGGTTTGATGATTATAAAAATAACAAAATAACTTCAAGCTATATGCTTAAAGGCAATGGTGATGGTACTTTTACAGATGTGAGTTTTGAAACATGGATTGAACAAAATGACTATCCGTTGTACGGAGTAAATGCTACTGATTGGAATAATGACGGATGGATGGATATTGCTACTTCACCATATTGCCGTAGTGGTGGTAGCTTATGGAAAAATATGAAAAACGGTAGGTTTCGTGATGTTGCTAAAACTGTTGGATACAACACTCAATTTTTGAATGGAGATGGCTGGGCTGATATGCAAATGACAAAAGCAAAAGCACTTTGTACATGGGCAAGTCAACCTGCTGATTTTGATAATGACGGAGATATGGATTTCTTTTATGTTCTGGTACATGGAGGATTTGGAAATGATGTGTTCGGGAAACTTGCAGGAAGGTCAACAATTGTTGTCAATAAAGGTGAAAGTGGAAATTATGAACTTGAATGGGCTCTTGACCGTGTTGAAAGAAAACCTCCGAGAGCATCTCATATTGGCGATTATGATGCTTGTTGGTTTGATTTGGACAATGATATGCTTCTTGACCTTGCAGTAGGAAACGGTGGATATTCAAATAATACAAGATTGTTTATTTCTCAACAACAATCAGATAATTATTTTGATGATATTTCCTCAGATATTGGAATTGCAGGAGTAAGCACTATGATTAGAGAACTTTATTCAATCCAACCTATTGATTTTGACCTTGACGGTGATGATGATATTTTACTTTGCCACGGCAACGGAGAGCATGAAGCTAAACATGAAGTGCTTCTGATTGAAAATAAAGTTGGTGAATTCAATAATTGGGTAGGAATAAAACTTGACCCTCCGCAAGCTTCAAATAAAAGTGGGATTGGCTCACGAATAACAGTTTATTCGGGAGGAGTTGCACAAACACGGGAAGTATCGGCAGGCTTTGGTCATTTTAGCGGTCAGCAACCTTTTATTAGAAATTTTGGTTTGGACAATAATAGCACAGTTGATTCAATTGTAATTAGATGGCAAACAAACCCTATTACCTACACAAGAGTGAGCAATCCTCCGATAAATGATATAATTGTTATTAATAAAAATGGTTACTGGGGTACATTAGGTACAAAAGAAAAAATGGTTAAAAACGAATCAATACAGCTTTTTCCAAATCCTGTAAGTGATATTCTAAATGTAAAAATTAATGCAGAATTTACGAAAGAAGGTGTTTATAAAATATTTACAATGGATGGAAAAGTTGTTAAAAATGCAAAATTTATAAGCTATAATAATTCAATAATTTCAATTTCAACAGCAGAATTATCATCAGGATATTATTTAATAAGATTTTTCTCAGACAAAGATATTTCTAAGGTTTTACCTTTTGTGAAAAAATAG
- the prmC gene encoding peptide chain release factor N(5)-glutamine methyltransferase — protein sequence MNEIFKNIVSRIKSIYSEREAQSIAYELIEFLFDCKRTDIFTTKSNYKISVEEKDKLEVAIKKLLNNVPIQQIIGKTFFCNCEIKVSNDVLIPRPETEELVSTVVNENTLTFPRIIDIGTGSGCIAIALKKEIPKSEITAIDFSEEALMIAKGNSDLNNVSIIFNKINILEKTERENIKGEFDFIVSNPPYVRESEKNLMHKNVLEHEPEKALFVSDDNPLIFYKEICEFAKSHLKKGGKLFFEINEALGKDVVELLKMNGFFKTKILKDSFDKDRIVVAEK from the coding sequence GTGAATGAAATTTTTAAAAATATTGTTAGCAGAATAAAATCAATTTATTCCGAAAGGGAAGCTCAAAGTATTGCTTACGAGTTAATTGAGTTTTTATTTGATTGTAAGAGAACAGATATTTTTACAACAAAAAGTAATTATAAAATTTCGGTAGAAGAAAAAGATAAATTAGAAGTAGCTATTAAAAAACTTTTAAATAATGTGCCTATTCAACAAATAATTGGTAAAACATTTTTTTGTAATTGTGAAATAAAAGTTAGTAATGATGTTTTAATCCCAAGACCTGAAACTGAGGAATTGGTATCAACAGTTGTTAATGAAAATACTTTAACTTTTCCAAGAATTATTGATATTGGAACAGGAAGCGGTTGTATTGCAATTGCATTAAAAAAGGAAATTCCCAAGTCAGAGATTACAGCAATTGATTTTTCGGAAGAGGCATTAATGATTGCAAAAGGAAATTCTGACTTAAATAATGTTTCAATAATTTTCAATAAAATTAATATTTTAGAAAAAACCGAAAGAGAAAACATAAAGGGGGAATTTGATTTCATAGTTAGCAATCCGCCTTATGTTCGGGAATCGGAAAAAAATTTGATGCACAAAAATGTATTGGAACATGAACCTGAAAAAGCTTTATTTGTGAGTGATGATAATCCTTTGATTTTTTACAAAGAAATTTGTGAGTTTGCAAAATCACACTTAAAAAAAGGAGGAAAACTCTTTTTTGAGATAAATGAAGCACTGGGAAAAGATGTTGTTGAATTATTGAAAATGAATGGTTTTTTCAAAACAAAAATTCTGAAAGATAGCTTTGATAAAGATAGAATTGTGGTTGCTGAAAAATAA
- a CDS encoding DUF2795 domain-containing protein, translating to MYWTVELASYLIDAPWPATKDELIDYTIRTGAPLELVENLQELEDDGDPFENIDEIWPDYPSSDEYFFNEDEY from the coding sequence ATGTATTGGACAGTGGAATTGGCATCATATCTGATTGATGCTCCGTGGCCTGCAACAAAGGACGAACTTATCGACTACACAATCAGGACGGGAGCACCCCTTGAGCTCGTAGAAAACTTGCAAGAGCTTGAAGATGACGGTGATCCGTTTGAAAATATTGATGAAATTTGGCCTGACTACCCCTCTAGTGATGAATATTTTTTCAACGAAGATGAGTATTAA
- the obgE gene encoding GTPase ObgE translates to MSNQDFIDRIKIFCRSGAGGPGMSHFHRDKTTSKGGPDGGDGGRGGHVILVGSNHLWTLLHLRYMKHVIANNGQGGGKSLKTGANAEDRIIEVPLGTIAKKIDDEKPLFEITEHNQRKILLRGGKGGLGNYHFRSSVRKAPRYSQSGIEGEYSEVILELKLLADVGLVGFPNAGKSTLLSVISAAKPKVANYEFTTLTPSVGVVDYKDEKSFVVADIPGIIKGASKGKGLGLRFLRHIERNSVLLFMISAEHLNISDHYETLFDELKKFNPLLAGKKKILAITKSDLLDNELKNELINFIPDLPSVFISSITGEGIAELKDMLWNNLNEF, encoded by the coding sequence ATGAGTAATCAAGATTTTATAGATAGGATAAAGATATTTTGTCGTTCGGGAGCAGGAGGTCCAGGTATGTCTCATTTTCATCGTGATAAAACGACATCTAAGGGTGGACCCGATGGAGGTGATGGAGGCAGAGGTGGTCATGTGATATTAGTAGGAAGCAATCACCTTTGGACATTATTACATTTAAGATATATGAAGCATGTTATTGCAAATAATGGACAAGGTGGAGGTAAATCATTAAAAACAGGAGCAAATGCAGAAGATAGAATTATTGAAGTGCCATTGGGTACAATAGCAAAAAAAATTGATGATGAAAAACCATTATTTGAAATTACGGAACATAATCAAAGAAAAATTTTACTCAGAGGAGGAAAAGGAGGATTAGGCAATTATCATTTTAGATCTTCTGTTCGTAAAGCACCTCGTTACTCCCAGTCGGGAATAGAAGGAGAATACAGTGAAGTTATTCTTGAACTTAAATTATTGGCTGATGTTGGTTTGGTTGGCTTTCCCAATGCCGGAAAATCAACACTATTGTCAGTTATTTCTGCAGCTAAACCAAAAGTGGCAAATTATGAGTTTACAACTTTAACTCCAAGTGTTGGTGTGGTGGATTACAAGGATGAAAAATCTTTTGTAGTGGCAGATATTCCGGGAATTATTAAAGGTGCGTCAAAAGGAAAGGGTTTAGGATTAAGGTTTTTAAGACATATTGAAAGGAATTCTGTCTTGCTTTTTATGATATCTGCTGAGCATTTAAATATTAGTGATCATTATGAAACTTTATTTGATGAATTAAAAAAGTTTAATCCATTGCTTGCTGGAAAAAAGAAAATACTTGCAATTACAAAATCTGATTTGCTTGACAATGAATTAAAGAATGAATTAATAAACTTTATTCCTGATTTACCTTCTGTATTTATTTCGTCAATTACAGGAGAGGGAATAGCTGAGTTAAAAGATATGTTATGGAATAATTTAAATGAATTTTAA
- a CDS encoding glycosyltransferase: MLELLKILQELLNLVFFLFGIFVVFAYLALAVISAFALIHYMRKNSFVDYNKILSSPFAPSVSVIAPAFNEGKTIIDNVHALLHLYYQDYDILIVNDGSKDDTLSKLIESFSLKKVTYAVDFRLEHKEIIGIYKSTNQSFGMLTVIDKRNGGKADALNAGINVSRKDVFVVIDVDSILEQDALLRLAKPFLEQREKTVLTSGSVIRIANSCEIESGKIINVNYPKEYLAKFQVLEYNRSFLMGRMAWAKLNGLLLISGAMGMFNRDVIIDCGGYSTKTVGEDMELIVRVRRHMEEINQKYDVVYIPDPLCWTEVPTSLKILGNQRNRWTRGNMGTLFMHRKIFFNPQYGTMGMLGYPYWFIFEWLAPLMEFFGLIYFIFLAVVGASNWPFFLMLLTFVYSFAIVFSTWSILFEELTFDRYKKKTDLIKLFFTALIEPFLYHPLTVFWSLMGNYDYFRGKKTWGKMERHGFTHSA; encoded by the coding sequence ATGCTTGAACTATTAAAAATATTACAAGAATTACTCAACCTTGTATTTTTCCTGTTTGGAATATTTGTTGTCTTTGCATATCTTGCACTAGCGGTAATTTCAGCTTTTGCACTTATACATTATATGCGAAAAAACAGTTTTGTAGATTACAATAAAATTCTTTCATCACCTTTTGCCCCATCAGTTTCTGTGATTGCACCTGCTTTTAACGAAGGAAAAACGATTATTGATAATGTTCATGCTTTACTACATTTATATTATCAAGATTATGACATTCTTATTGTAAACGATGGAAGCAAAGATGATACACTTAGCAAACTAATAGAATCCTTTTCACTCAAAAAAGTTACTTACGCAGTTGATTTCAGACTAGAGCATAAAGAGATAATTGGCATATACAAATCTACAAACCAATCCTTTGGGATGTTAACAGTTATTGACAAAAGAAACGGTGGAAAAGCAGACGCTTTAAATGCAGGTATAAATGTATCAAGAAAAGATGTTTTTGTTGTAATTGATGTTGACTCAATATTAGAACAAGATGCATTATTAAGACTTGCAAAACCATTTCTTGAACAAAGAGAAAAAACAGTACTCACTTCGGGAAGTGTAATTCGTATTGCAAACTCATGTGAAATAGAAAGTGGGAAAATAATTAATGTCAATTACCCTAAAGAATATTTAGCAAAATTTCAGGTTCTTGAATATAATAGATCATTTTTGATGGGAAGAATGGCTTGGGCGAAACTTAACGGACTACTACTCATAAGTGGTGCAATGGGAATGTTTAACCGAGATGTAATTATTGACTGCGGGGGTTACAGCACTAAAACAGTAGGTGAAGACATGGAATTAATTGTTCGTGTAAGAAGACACATGGAAGAAATTAATCAGAAATATGATGTAGTGTATATACCCGACCCTCTTTGCTGGACAGAAGTTCCTACTAGTCTTAAAATTCTTGGAAATCAAAGAAACAGATGGACAAGAGGAAACATGGGAACTCTTTTTATGCATCGTAAAATCTTTTTCAATCCACAATATGGAACAATGGGAATGTTAGGTTATCCTTATTGGTTCATTTTTGAATGGCTTGCACCTTTAATGGAATTCTTTGGGTTAATATACTTTATTTTCCTTGCTGTAGTTGGTGCCTCAAACTGGCCGTTTTTCTTAATGCTATTAACATTTGTTTATTCTTTTGCTATAGTATTTTCAACATGGTCAATACTGTTTGAAGAACTTACTTTTGACAGATATAAAAAGAAAACTGACTTAATAAAATTATTCTTTACTGCACTAATTGAACCTTTCCTTTATCATCCATTAACTGTTTTTTGGTCACTTATGGGAAACTATGATTATTTCCGTGGCAAAAAAACTTGGGGTAAAATGGAAAGACATGGCTTTACGCATAGTGCATAA
- a CDS encoding glycosyltransferase family 1 protein has protein sequence MKIAVNTRFLIKDKLEGIGVFTFETLKIITEKYPEHKFYFLFDRKVDKEFIFSKNIEAIIVHPQARHPFLWYLWFEWSLPKVLKKINADIFVSMDGYLPLRNKTKSLTVIHDLAFEHYPKDIPFLVKKYYKYYFPKFAQKADRIATVSEFSKNDLIQKYGIEPNKIDVVYNGASDIFKALSEKEKADVKKELTASKDYFVYVGALHQRKNIPNLLKAYEKFRDNSQKEIKLVIVGRKAWGTKEMEDVFDSMKYKNDIIFTGRVSNERLAKYIASAVAMTYVSYFEGFGIPLIEAFACNVPVITSNSSSLPEVVGDAGLIVNPFDVEEIAIAMQKIAEDDTLRKKLIEKLKVQKQKFSWDKTAELLSKSMGITEG, from the coding sequence ATGAAAATTGCTGTAAATACAAGGTTTTTAATAAAAGATAAACTCGAAGGAATTGGTGTTTTTACTTTTGAAACACTAAAAATTATTACTGAAAAATATCCTGAGCATAAATTTTATTTTCTTTTTGACAGAAAAGTTGATAAGGAATTTATTTTCTCCAAAAACATCGAAGCTATTATTGTTCATCCTCAAGCCCGTCATCCTTTTCTTTGGTATTTATGGTTTGAATGGTCGTTGCCAAAAGTTCTAAAAAAAATTAATGCTGATATTTTTGTTTCTATGGATGGATATTTACCTTTAAGAAATAAAACCAAATCATTAACGGTTATTCACGATCTTGCTTTTGAACATTATCCTAAGGATATTCCTTTTTTAGTAAAGAAATATTACAAGTATTATTTCCCTAAGTTTGCTCAAAAAGCTGATAGAATTGCTACTGTATCAGAATTTTCTAAGAATGATTTAATTCAAAAATATGGTATTGAGCCAAATAAAATTGATGTTGTTTACAATGGTGCTTCCGATATTTTTAAAGCATTATCCGAAAAAGAAAAAGCAGATGTAAAAAAAGAACTGACAGCTTCAAAAGATTATTTTGTATATGTAGGTGCTTTGCATCAACGAAAAAATATTCCTAATCTTTTAAAAGCTTATGAGAAATTCAGGGATAATTCACAAAAAGAAATAAAGCTTGTTATTGTTGGTAGAAAAGCTTGGGGAACAAAAGAAATGGAAGATGTTTTTGATTCCATGAAATATAAAAATGATATTATTTTTACAGGACGAGTTTCCAATGAACGTTTGGCGAAATATATAGCTTCCGCAGTTGCAATGACTTATGTCTCTTATTTTGAAGGTTTTGGAATTCCATTAATTGAAGCATTTGCTTGCAATGTTCCGGTAATTACTTCCAACAGTTCATCATTGCCCGAAGTAGTAGGAGATGCAGGATTGATTGTAAATCCTTTTGATGTTGAAGAAATTGCTATTGCAATGCAAAAAATTGCAGAAGACGATACACTACGAAAAAAACTTATCGAAAAATTAAAAGTTCAAAAACAGAAGTTTTCATGGGATAAAACTGCTGAATTGTTGTCTAAAAGTATGGGAATAACAGAAGGTTGA
- the gpmI gene encoding 2,3-bisphosphoglycerate-independent phosphoglycerate mutase: MKSKKVILMILDGWGIGDKSKADAIFNGETPYIDSLLKNYPNSELLTSGKNVGLPQGQMGNSEVGHMNIGAGRIVFQDLVKINKAIEDNSIIKNEEINKAFRYAKNNNKTVHLLGLVSNGGVHSSQKHLYKLCDITKDFGLKEVFIHALTDGRDTDPKSGLGFIKELEKKIEDSNIKIASLTGRYYTMDRDNRWERIKEGYDLMVHGNGKKTKNIQKAIQESYDNNVTDEFIKPIVKTDKNNKAITTIKAGDVVICFNFRTDRLRQITTALTQKDIPDYDMKSLDLEYFTMTKYDKNFKNINVIFKKDNVNNSLGEILSKKGEKQIRIAETEKYAHVTFFFSGGREEEFDNEKRIMIPSPKVATYDLQPEMSAYKVKDAIVKELKTKEPDFICLNFANGDMVGHTGIYPAILKAINAVDNCVKEVVETAKANDYTILIIADHGNSDHAINSDGTPNTAHSLNPVPCILVSKEYQKIKNGILADIAPTILKIKAYPIPKEMTGKVLI; the protein is encoded by the coding sequence ATGAAAAGCAAGAAAGTAATTTTAATGATTCTTGATGGATGGGGAATAGGAGATAAATCCAAAGCAGATGCTATTTTTAATGGAGAAACACCTTACATTGATTCCCTATTAAAAAATTATCCAAATTCGGAACTTTTAACCTCAGGAAAAAATGTTGGACTACCCCAAGGACAAATGGGAAACTCGGAAGTAGGACACATGAATATTGGTGCAGGAAGAATTGTTTTTCAAGACCTTGTAAAAATCAATAAAGCTATTGAAGATAATTCAATAATTAAAAATGAAGAAATTAATAAGGCTTTTCGCTATGCTAAAAATAATAATAAAACGGTTCATCTTTTAGGATTGGTTTCAAACGGTGGTGTTCATTCGTCCCAAAAACATCTTTACAAATTATGTGATATTACAAAAGATTTTGGCTTAAAAGAAGTTTTTATTCATGCATTAACTGATGGTAGAGATACCGACCCCAAAAGTGGATTGGGATTTATTAAAGAACTTGAAAAAAAAATTGAAGATTCAAACATAAAAATTGCTTCACTTACAGGCAGATATTACACTATGGACAGAGATAATCGTTGGGAAAGAATAAAGGAAGGATACGATTTAATGGTTCATGGAAATGGGAAAAAAACAAAAAATATTCAAAAGGCAATTCAGGAATCCTATGATAATAATGTTACTGATGAATTTATTAAACCTATTGTAAAAACGGATAAAAACAACAAAGCAATTACAACAATAAAAGCAGGCGATGTAGTAATTTGTTTTAACTTTAGAACCGATAGGCTAAGGCAAATAACAACGGCACTTACTCAAAAAGATATTCCCGACTATGATATGAAATCATTGGATCTTGAGTATTTTACAATGACAAAATATGATAAAAATTTCAAAAATATCAATGTCATTTTTAAAAAAGATAATGTAAATAATTCACTGGGAGAAATACTTTCAAAAAAAGGTGAAAAACAAATAAGAATAGCTGAAACAGAAAAATATGCTCATGTAACATTTTTCTTTTCAGGAGGTAGAGAAGAAGAATTTGACAATGAAAAAAGAATAATGATTCCTTCTCCAAAAGTGGCAACCTACGATTTGCAACCCGAAATGAGTGCTTACAAAGTAAAGGATGCAATTGTAAAAGAATTAAAAACAAAAGAACCTGATTTTATTTGTCTTAACTTTGCTAATGGCGACATGGTGGGTCATACAGGAATTTATCCAGCAATTTTAAAAGCAATAAATGCTGTTGACAATTGTGTAAAAGAAGTTGTAGAAACAGCCAAAGCAAACGATTACACGATTTTAATAATTGCTGATCACGGAAATTCAGATCATGCTATAAATTCGGATGGAACACCAAATACAGCTCATTCCCTAAACCCTGTTCCATGCATTTTAGTTTCAAAAGAATATCAAAAAATAAAAAATGGAATTTTGGCAGATATTGCCCCAACAATTTTAAAAATTAAAGCTTATCCTATTCCTAAAGAAATGACAGGGAAAGTTTTGATTTGA
- a CDS encoding adenylate kinase yields MLNIALFGPPGAGKGTQSKLLIENYNLIYIATGDILRAEIAEKTELGLEAKHIIEKGGLVSDEIIVQIIEKKIKMHPESSGFLFDGFPRTLVQAYILEGLLLRVHSSLTSLISLEVPKEESVKRLLKRAEIENRKDDTKEIIQNRLKEYDNKTVPVISFYKEKNNYIGIDGTGKIEDVFSEVQESIEIALRKVLLNVVIFGYPGAGRGTQAQILAEKYNLTYLSTGDMLQEEIKKASSLGKRVERLMEKGALVPDEIVIKLIEKRIEMNPDTNGFIFKGFPRTMVQAYILDGLLLKINSSISCIFNINVPHLELVKRLALRGKTENRMEYDSNTETIVERLQEHEKKTQPILKYYKKQSPVIDIDGLGKKDEIFQSLIKEVEKVIKKVR; encoded by the coding sequence ATGTTAAACATTGCACTATTTGGACCTCCTGGAGCAGGAAAAGGTACTCAATCAAAGCTGTTAATTGAAAATTATAATCTTATTTACATTGCAACCGGTGATATTTTGAGAGCAGAAATAGCTGAAAAAACAGAACTCGGTTTGGAAGCAAAGCATATTATTGAAAAAGGCGGGCTTGTTTCTGACGAAATAATTGTACAAATTATTGAAAAGAAAATTAAAATGCACCCTGAATCAAGTGGTTTTTTATTTGATGGATTTCCAAGAACCTTGGTGCAAGCTTATATTTTAGAAGGGCTTTTGTTAAGAGTACATTCTTCATTAACAAGTTTAATAAGCCTTGAAGTGCCTAAAGAAGAATCTGTTAAAAGGTTATTGAAACGAGCAGAAATAGAAAATAGGAAAGACGATACAAAAGAAATTATTCAAAACAGGCTTAAGGAATATGACAACAAAACTGTTCCTGTAATTTCATTTTATAAAGAAAAAAATAATTATATAGGAATTGATGGTACGGGAAAAATTGAAGATGTGTTTTCAGAAGTTCAAGAAAGTATTGAAATTGCTTTAAGAAAAGTGCTTTTAAATGTTGTAATTTTTGGATATCCGGGAGCAGGCAGAGGAACTCAGGCACAAATACTGGCAGAAAAATATAATCTCACTTATCTTTCGACAGGTGATATGCTTCAGGAAGAAATCAAAAAAGCTTCTTCACTTGGTAAAAGAGTAGAACGTTTAATGGAAAAAGGTGCATTGGTTCCTGATGAAATTGTAATTAAGTTGATAGAAAAAAGAATTGAAATGAATCCTGATACAAATGGATTTATTTTTAAAGGATTTCCACGAACAATGGTTCAGGCATATATTCTTGATGGGCTACTGTTAAAGATAAATTCTTCAATTTCATGTATTTTTAATATTAATGTTCCTCATTTAGAATTAGTAAAAAGATTGGCTTTAAGGGGAAAAACAGAAAACAGAATGGAATATGATTCTAATACTGAAACTATTGTTGAAAGGCTACAGGAACATGAAAAGAAAACACAACCGATTTTAAAATATTACAAAAAACAAAGTCCTGTTATTGATATTGACGGTCTTGGCAAAAAGGATGAAATTTTTCAAAGCCTAATCAAGGAAGTTGAGAAAGTTATTAAGAAGGTAAGGTAG